In Solidesulfovibrio fructosivorans JJ], a genomic segment contains:
- a CDS encoding LrgB family protein gives MFAEHPAVFWFTATLAAYILSRIAYHYVKAWWTSPLLLACVLCLGLTVVLHVSYREYMRGGQWLLMLLGPTTVAFALPIYEQRALLRRHWPPLAMGVFFGCLLAFGGSWLLSGLLGLPEGVRLSVLPRSVTTPFAMAFAKEVGGAPDLAAVCVIVTGVLGASFGGMILKILPLRSALARGAMLGMGAHGAGVARAREIGDEEGAVAGLVMILAGVTCALIGPAVAMLGTV, from the coding sequence ATGTTCGCTGAACATCCCGCCGTCTTCTGGTTCACGGCCACCCTGGCCGCGTATATCCTGTCGCGCATCGCCTACCATTACGTGAAGGCCTGGTGGACGTCGCCGCTGCTTCTGGCCTGCGTGTTGTGTCTGGGGCTTACCGTGGTGCTGCACGTGAGCTACCGCGAGTACATGCGCGGCGGGCAGTGGCTGCTTATGCTGCTCGGGCCGACCACGGTGGCCTTCGCTTTGCCGATTTACGAGCAGCGGGCGCTGTTGCGCCGGCATTGGCCGCCGCTGGCCATGGGGGTGTTTTTTGGCTGCCTGCTGGCTTTCGGCGGCTCCTGGCTGCTTTCCGGCCTGCTCGGGCTGCCCGAGGGGGTGCGGCTTTCGGTGCTGCCGCGCTCGGTCACCACGCCCTTTGCCATGGCCTTTGCCAAGGAAGTCGGCGGCGCGCCGGATCTGGCCGCCGTATGCGTCATCGTCACGGGCGTTTTGGGCGCGTCGTTTGGCGGCATGATCCTGAAGATACTGCCCCTGCGCTCGGCCCTGGCCCGGGGGGCCATGCTCGGCATGGGGGCGCACGGCGCGGGCGTGGCCCGGGCCCGGGAGATCGGCGACGAGGAAGGGGCCGTGGCCGGTCTGGTCATGATCCTGGCCGGCGTCACCTGCGCGCTCATCGGCCCGGCTGTGGCCATGCTCGGCACGGTGTAG
- a CDS encoding AraC family transcriptional regulator — protein MPQSALSVSRHPGAPGLEAVCGVGVAADIVRHAHARSIVGLCLGGGRRITAGGGVFEAGPGQGFVIPPGVVHACAPAGDAGHSYVALAASAACFPPGRGDGEAAVEVWPRLWRDRQAAELLLATAAAVSSGDGRALRFFQALAARLDLRPASPPPLHAATRRAKAAIDAAPAEPVTVAGLAGLAGVSPYHLERLFRRDLGVPLLDYALSRRVALAALRIGEGEEICEAALAAGFCDQSHLSRQFRRRMGVPPGRYRVSRPS, from the coding sequence ATGCCGCAAAGCGCGCTTAGCGTGTCCCGGCATCCGGGCGCGCCGGGTCTGGAGGCCGTCTGCGGCGTAGGCGTGGCGGCGGACATCGTGCGCCACGCCCATGCCCGCTCTATCGTCGGGCTGTGCCTTGGCGGCGGGCGGCGCATCACGGCCGGCGGCGGGGTCTTCGAGGCGGGGCCGGGCCAGGGGTTCGTCATCCCGCCCGGCGTGGTTCATGCCTGCGCCCCGGCCGGGGACGCGGGCCATTCGTATGTGGCGCTGGCCGCATCCGCCGCCTGCTTTCCGCCCGGACGGGGCGACGGCGAAGCCGCTGTGGAAGTCTGGCCCCGCTTGTGGCGCGACAGGCAAGCGGCCGAGCTTCTCCTGGCCACGGCCGCGGCCGTTTCCAGCGGGGACGGGCGGGCGCTTCGCTTTTTCCAGGCTCTGGCGGCGCGGCTCGATTTGCGCCCGGCCTCCCCGCCCCCGCTCCATGCGGCCACGCGCAGAGCCAAGGCGGCCATCGACGCCGCTCCGGCCGAGCCCGTCACCGTGGCCGGCCTGGCCGGGCTTGCCGGGGTGAGCCCGTATCATCTGGAGCGCCTTTTCCGGCGCGATCTCGGCGTGCCGCTTTTGGACTACGCCCTCTCGCGGCGGGTGGCCCTGGCCGCGTTGCGCATCGGCGAGGGAGAGGAAATTTGCGAAGCGGCCCTGGCCGCCGGATTTTGCGACCAGAGCCATCTTAGCCGCCAGTTTCGCCGCCGCATGGGCGTGCCACCCGGCAGGTATCGCGTGAGCCGCCCCTCGTAG
- a CDS encoding CBS domain-containing protein, translated as MVIADIMRTTLIKVRPEAPVGHVLIWYGGMGHIFRNTYVVDDRERLLGVVTIHNFLSVIVSPTVAEKAKAGLLDGREELLDALRHNMAAISDTTVGSLMDSDYPFVHPEDLFVMANELIVEKGITALPVIDQNGVLVGEISRRMILHFLVQNL; from the coding sequence ATGGTCATCGCCGACATCATGCGCACCACGCTCATCAAGGTCCGCCCGGAAGCGCCGGTCGGGCACGTGCTTATTTGGTACGGCGGCATGGGGCACATCTTTCGCAACACCTACGTGGTGGACGACCGCGAGCGGCTGCTCGGCGTGGTCACCATCCACAATTTCCTCTCCGTCATCGTGTCGCCGACCGTGGCCGAGAAAGCCAAGGCCGGACTGCTCGACGGCCGCGAGGAACTTCTCGACGCCCTGCGCCACAACATGGCCGCCATCTCCGACACCACCGTGGGCAGCCTCATGGATTCGGACTACCCCTTTGTCCACCCCGAGGACCTTTTCGTCATGGCCAACGAGTTGATCGTGGAAAAGGGCATCACCGCCTTGCCCGTCATCGACCAGAATGGGGTCCTCGTCGGCGAGATCAGCCGGCGCATGATCCTGCATTTCCTGGTGCAAAACCTGTAA
- a CDS encoding cupin domain-containing protein yields MDMDTVSALAEGRQVVTVRGAKNATDLPWNPHPAFDGVSLKHLVTGADTDGALSCHLVRVAPGKTLKTHVHEGQWELHEVVAGEGVAGIDGATTRYRPGVVAVIPKGLAHEVTAGEAGLCLFAKFFPALL; encoded by the coding sequence ATGGACATGGATACCGTTTCCGCGCTGGCCGAGGGCCGGCAAGTCGTCACCGTGCGCGGCGCGAAAAACGCCACCGACCTGCCCTGGAATCCGCATCCCGCTTTCGACGGGGTGAGCCTCAAGCATCTGGTCACCGGGGCCGACACCGACGGAGCGCTCAGTTGCCATCTGGTGCGCGTCGCGCCGGGCAAGACGCTCAAAACCCATGTGCACGAAGGGCAGTGGGAACTGCACGAGGTGGTGGCCGGGGAAGGCGTGGCCGGCATCGACGGCGCGACGACCCGTTACCGCCCAGGCGTCGTGGCGGTCATCCCCAAGGGGCTGGCCCATGAGGTGACGGCCGGGGAAGCGGGACTGTGCCTTTTTGCCAAGTTCTTCCCGGCTCTGCTATGA